The Puntigrus tetrazona isolate hp1 chromosome 4, ASM1883169v1, whole genome shotgun sequence genome includes a window with the following:
- the plekha5 gene encoding pleckstrin homology domain-containing family A member 5 isoform X7, with protein sequence MAADLNPEWLSCLPSSWSYGVTRDGRVFFINEEAKSTTWLHPVTGEAVITGHRKTPDLPTGWEEGYTFEGARCFINHNERKVTCKHPVTGVPSQDNCIFVVNEQLNCGKLVHPVLNRPATKAPATEKKERPTSTMSEASNYTGGSDYTTHPSSPTTRLSRSSKKVHNFGKRSNSIKRNPNAPVVKNGWLYKQDSTGMKMWKKRWFVLSDMCLFYYRDEKEEGILGSILLPSFHISMLSVDDHISRKYAFKATHPNMRTYYFSTDTAKEMESWMKVMTDAALVHSEPIRSRLEKVKVDSRSPQEMNNMLNHRVLTRPEIQNNERNRETLRQEEKKQKAADKQKEKDGRVSVQKDGERYTLQRDADNYTLHKDAQRLALQKDGDRYMLQKDVDKYVLQKDGEKYAVHKDGEKYLLQKDGQKYTLHKDGDKFTLQREGEKYAPLKDGEKILQKDARYPHADKHVQQKDPEKPVPPPREGEKYGFQKEGAAERPLTKINSIKLQPAQAAAIAAAVSSSRQLQSAAGAGQYKPAQVNGSGERGGDRSPGDMSSAMTQRTTAPAEPERTLSRTNSMQQLEQWVRTHRTRAPDDDTRSITSYQTLPRNMPSHRAQIVPRYPEGYRTLPRNMLRPDSICSVAGSVYDRALQPTSTEKRRSIRDDTMWQLYEWQQRQAHSRVGYGTLPSPKTMGQIAESIPTSPSHGSLAGYHTFSPNRPLNPDSRSEVSSPVFRGDLTIERRHRQHLSKQMSPEEYRENTYLYRPEELDIDAKLSRLCEQDKVVRNQEEKLQQLHREKHTLETALLSASQEIEMSAENPAAVQSVIQQRDVLQSGLLSTCREVSRVNAELERSWREYDRMEADVTMAKTNLLEQLEALGSPQTEPPSQKHVQIQKELWRIQDVVEALNKNKPKRNTEPSFPGANPLSNLHKSEGPDYRLYKSEPELTTVAEVDESNGEDKSEQMAEKEQAGITKGVVYPVGVVSPRTKSPMPESSTIASYVTLRKSKKPDPRTSQPQDRPRSAVESMSSAVEVGRTRMSVEEQMERIRRHQQGALRERRREDGSLSRSLSFTKDNPYYTLQTRKKSPVISPDEQDDRRDTSPEEQPQLKTKPTDAEENCKNTEDVESGNASLESKEKAARLASIKESLLKSAGPKPVLNQDQSEPLEYRRTLATQNSLQTAVMVRVGTEEDEEEEDEDEKPSSQEQDVSFELSNSKHGALMSVNSLSTPPQSPSSSSSPPPPPSPPQLTDGSHFMCV encoded by the exons TCACAATGAGCGAAAGGTGACCTGCAAGCATCCCGTCACAGGCGTTCCTTCGCAAGACAACTGTATCTTTGTCGTCAACGAACA aCTGAATTGTGGGAAACTTGTCCATCCTGTTTTAAACAG ACCAGCGACCAAAGCACCAGCGACCGAGAAGAAAGAACGCCCAACCAGCACCATGAGCGAAGCGTCAAACTACACGGGCGGCTCAGACTACACCACACATCCCAGCAGCCCAACAACCAGA CTCTCCAGGTCCTCAAAGAAAGTCCACAACTTCGGCAAGAGGTCCAACTCCATCAAGAGGAACCCCAATGCCCCGGTGGTGAAAAACGGCTGGCTTTACAAACAG GATAGTACCGGGATGAAGATGTGGAAGAAGAGATGGTTCGTTCTGTCTGACATGTGCCTCTTCTACTACAGAG ATGAGAAGGAAGAGGGGATCTTGGGAAGTATCCTCCTGCCCAGCTTCCACATCTCCATGCTATCTGTGGACGACCACATAAGCAGAAAATACGCCTTCAAG GCGACGCATCCCAACATGCGGACGTACTATTTCAGCACTGACACAGCCAAAGAAATGGAGTCATGGATGAAGGTTATGACGGATGCAGCGTTGGTCCACTCTGAGCCAATCAGAAG CAGGCTTGAGAAGGTAAAGGTTGACTCACGCAGCCCTCAGGAGATGAACAACATGCTGAATCACAGAGTCCTGACCCGACCCGAGATCCAAAACAACGAGAGAAACCGCGAGACGCTCCGCCAGGAGGAGAAGAAGCAGAAAGCCGCGGacaagcagaaagagaaagacggCAGGGTTAGCGTGCAGAAAGATGGAGAGCGATACACCCTCCAGAGAGACGCCGACAACTACACCCTGCACAAAGACGCTCAGAGACTCGCTCTGCAGAAGGACGGAGACCGATACATGCTGCAGAAGGACGTGGACAAATACGTCCTGCAGAAAGACGGCGAGAAATACGCCGTCCACAAAGACGGAGAAAAGTACCTGCTGCAGAAGGACGGCCAGAAATACACGCTGCACAAAGACGGAGACAAGTTCACGCTTCAGAGGGAAGGCGAGAAATACGCTCCGCTGAAAGACGGCGAGAAGATCCTGCAGAAAGACGCAAGGTACCCTCACGCAGACAAACACGTGCAGCAGAAGGATCCGGAGAAACCCGTACCGCCGCCGCGGGAGGGCGAGAAATACGGCTTCCAGAAAGAGGGCGCCGCGGAGCGGCCGCTCACTAAGATCAACAGCATCAAGCTCCAGCCGGCTCAAGCGGCGGCCATCGCTGCGGCCGTCTCGTCCTCCAGACAGCTCCAGAGCGCGGCGGGGGCCGGCCAGTACAAGCCGGCTCAGGTCAACGGCTCCGGGGAGCGAGGAGGAGACAGAAGCCCCGGAGACATGAGCAGCGCGATGACCCAGAGGACCACGGCCCCGGCAGAGCCTGAGCGAACCCTGAGCAGAACCAACTCCATGCAGCAGCTGGAGCAGTGGGTCCGTACGCATCGCACGCGGGCCCCGGACGACGACACCAGGAG CATTACATCCTACCAAACTCTGCCGAGGAACATGCCGAGCCACCGCGCTCAGATCGTCCCGCGCTATCCCGAGGGTTACCGGACGCTCCCGAGGAACATGCTGCGTCCGGACAGCATCTGCAGCGTGGCGGGGTCGGTGTACGACCGGGCGCTGCAGCCCACGAGCACCGAGAAGCGCCGCTCCATTCGGGACGACACCATGTGGCAGCTGTACGAGTGGCAGCAGAGGCAGGCGCACAGCCGGGTCGGATACGGGACGCTGCCCAGCCCCAAAACCATGGGCCAGATCGCCGAGTCCATCCCCACGTCCCCTTCCCACGGCTCTCTGGCCGGGTACCACACCTTCTCCCCCAACCGCCCGCTCAACCCGGACTCCCGCTCTGAAGTGTCCTCGCCCGTGTTTCGTGGGGACCTGACTATAGAGCGCCGGCACAGACAGCATCTGTCCAAG CAGATGAGTCCTGAAGAGTACAGAGAAAACACCTACTTATACAGACCCGAGGAGCTGGACATTGAT GCGAAGTTAAGTCGACTATGTGAGCAGGATAAAGTAGTGAGGAACCAAGAGGAGAAACTGCAGCAGCTCCACAGAGAAAAG CACACGCTGGAGACGGCCTTGCTGTCGGCCAGTCAGGAGATCGAGATGAGCGCCGAGAACCCAGCGGCGGTGCAGAGCGTCATCCAGCAGCGGgacgtcctgcagagcggcctgCTCAGCACCTGCAGGGAGGTGTCGCGCGTCAACGCC GAGCTGGAGCGGAGCTGGAGGGAGTACGATCGGATGGAGGCGGACGTCACTATGGCCAAAACTAACCTGCTGGAGCAGCTGGAGGCCCTCGGGAGCCCACAG aCGGAGCCGCCCAGCCAAAAACACGTCCAGATCCAGAAGGAGTTGTGGAGGATTCAGGATGTGGTGGAGGCGTTGAACAAGAACAAACCCAAGAGAAACACAGAACCCA GTTTTCCTGGCGCGAACCCCCTGTCAAACCTGCATAAGAGTGAA GGGCCGGATTACAGACTGTATAAGAGCGAGCCGGAGCTCACCACCGTAGCCGAGGTCGACGAAAGCAACGGCGAAGACAAATCTGAGCAGATGGCAGAGAAGGAGCAGGCCGGCATCACCAAAG GTGTAGTTTACCCCGTCGGAGTGGTCAGTCCCAGGACTAAATCACCCATGCCCGAATCCTCCACCATTGCGTCTTATGTTACCTTGAGGAAGAGCAAGAAACCTGATCCCAGAACA TCTCAGCCGCAGGACCGTCCTCGCAGTGCTGTGGAGAGCATGAGCAGCGCCGTGGAAGTGGGCCGAACACGTATGAGTGTGGAGGAGCAGATGGAGCGAATCAGGAGGCACCAGCAGGGGGCGCTGCGTGAACGAAGACGGGAGGACGGCTCGCTGTCCCGCAGCCTCTCCTTCACCAAAGACAACCCCTACTACACCCTACAG ACGCGTAAGAAGAGCCCGGTGATCTCTCCGGATGAGCAGGACGACCGTAGAGACACGTCGCCCGAGGAGCAACCACAGCTGAAGACCAAACCCACTGATGCAGAAGAAAACTGCAAGAATACTGAAGATGTGGAATCTGGAAACGCCAGCCTGGAGAGCAAG GAGAAAGCGGCCCGACTGGCCTCCATTAAAGAGTCTCTTCTGAAGAGCGCGGGTCCTAAACCGGTGCTGAACCAGGACCAATCAGAGCCGCTGGAGTACCGCAGGACTCTGGCCACTCAGAACAG cttaCAGACCGCTGTCATGGTGCGTGTGGGCACTGAGgaagacgaggaggaggaggatgaggacgaGAAACCCTCCAGTCAAGAGCAGGACGTTTCGTTTGAGCTGAGCAACAGCAAACACGGCGCTCTGATGTCAG TGAACAGTCTGTCGACTCCGCCTCAATCTCCaagctcctcctcctctccgcCGCCTCCGCCCTCCCCCCCACAGCTGACGGACGGATCACacttcatgtgtgtgtga
- the plekha5 gene encoding pleckstrin homology domain-containing family A member 5 isoform X5 produces MAADLNPEWLSCLPSSWSYGVTRDGRVFFINEEAKSTTWLHPVTGEAVITGHRKTPDLPTGWEEGYTFEGARCFINHNERKVTCKHPVTGVPSQDNCIFVVNEQPATKAPATEKKERPTSTMSEASNYTGGSDYTTHPSSPTTRLSRSSKKVHNFGKRSNSIKRNPNAPVVKNGWLYKQDSTGMKMWKKRWFVLSDMCLFYYRDEKEEGILGSILLPSFHISMLSVDDHISRKYAFKATHPNMRTYYFSTDTAKEMESWMKVMTDAALVHSEPIRRLEKVKVDSRSPQEMNNMLNHRVLTRPEIQNNERNRETLRQEEKKQKAADKQKEKDGRVSVQKDGERYTLQRDADNYTLHKDAQRLALQKDGDRYMLQKDVDKYVLQKDGEKYAVHKDGEKYLLQKDGQKYTLHKDGDKFTLQREGEKYAPLKDGEKILQKDARYPHADKHVQQKDPEKPVPPPREGEKYGFQKEGAAERPLTKINSIKLQPAQAAAIAAAVSSSRQLQSAAGAGQYKPAQVNGSGERGGDRSPGDMSSAMTQRTTAPAEPERTLSRTNSMQQLEQWVRTHRTRAPDDDTRSITSYQTLPRNMPSHRAQIVPRYPEGYRTLPRNMLRPDSICSVAGSVYDRALQPTSTEKRRSIRDDTMWQLYEWQQRQAHSRVGYGTLPSPKTMGQIAESIPTSPSHGSLAGYHTFSPNRPLNPDSRSEVSSPVFRGDLTIERRHRQHLSKQMSPEEYRENTYLYRPEELDIDAKLSRLCEQDKVVRNQEEKLQQLHREKHTLETALLSASQEIEMSAENPAAVQSVIQQRDVLQSGLLSTCREVSRVNAELERSWREYDRMEADVTMAKTNLLEQLEALGSPQTEPPSQKHVQIQKELWRIQDVVEALNKNKPKRNTEPSFPGANPLSNLHKSEESDSVPPRPPLPYSYEGGERPPHAPRTTPHRPEDRKAAQRNGAHSGPDYRLYKSEPELTTVAEVDESNGEDKSEQMAEKEQAGITKGVVYPVGVVSPRTKSPMPESSTIASYVTLRKSKKPDPRTSQPQDRPRSAVESMSSAVEVGRTRMSVEEQMERIRRHQQGALRERRREDGSLSRSLSFTKDNPYYTLQTRKKSPVISPDEQDDRRDTSPEEQPQLKTKPTDAEENCKNTEDVESGNASLESKEKAARLASIKESLLKSAGPKPVLNQDQSEPLEYRRTLATQNSLQTAVMVRVGTEEDEEEEDEDEKPSSQEQDVSFELSNSKHGALMSVNSLSTPPQSPSSSSSPPPPPSPPQLTDGSHFMCV; encoded by the exons TCACAATGAGCGAAAGGTGACCTGCAAGCATCCCGTCACAGGCGTTCCTTCGCAAGACAACTGTATCTTTGTCGTCAACGAACA ACCAGCGACCAAAGCACCAGCGACCGAGAAGAAAGAACGCCCAACCAGCACCATGAGCGAAGCGTCAAACTACACGGGCGGCTCAGACTACACCACACATCCCAGCAGCCCAACAACCAGA CTCTCCAGGTCCTCAAAGAAAGTCCACAACTTCGGCAAGAGGTCCAACTCCATCAAGAGGAACCCCAATGCCCCGGTGGTGAAAAACGGCTGGCTTTACAAACAG GATAGTACCGGGATGAAGATGTGGAAGAAGAGATGGTTCGTTCTGTCTGACATGTGCCTCTTCTACTACAGAG ATGAGAAGGAAGAGGGGATCTTGGGAAGTATCCTCCTGCCCAGCTTCCACATCTCCATGCTATCTGTGGACGACCACATAAGCAGAAAATACGCCTTCAAG GCGACGCATCCCAACATGCGGACGTACTATTTCAGCACTGACACAGCCAAAGAAATGGAGTCATGGATGAAGGTTATGACGGATGCAGCGTTGGTCCACTCTGAGCCAATCAGAAG GCTTGAGAAGGTAAAGGTTGACTCACGCAGCCCTCAGGAGATGAACAACATGCTGAATCACAGAGTCCTGACCCGACCCGAGATCCAAAACAACGAGAGAAACCGCGAGACGCTCCGCCAGGAGGAGAAGAAGCAGAAAGCCGCGGacaagcagaaagagaaagacggCAGGGTTAGCGTGCAGAAAGATGGAGAGCGATACACCCTCCAGAGAGACGCCGACAACTACACCCTGCACAAAGACGCTCAGAGACTCGCTCTGCAGAAGGACGGAGACCGATACATGCTGCAGAAGGACGTGGACAAATACGTCCTGCAGAAAGACGGCGAGAAATACGCCGTCCACAAAGACGGAGAAAAGTACCTGCTGCAGAAGGACGGCCAGAAATACACGCTGCACAAAGACGGAGACAAGTTCACGCTTCAGAGGGAAGGCGAGAAATACGCTCCGCTGAAAGACGGCGAGAAGATCCTGCAGAAAGACGCAAGGTACCCTCACGCAGACAAACACGTGCAGCAGAAGGATCCGGAGAAACCCGTACCGCCGCCGCGGGAGGGCGAGAAATACGGCTTCCAGAAAGAGGGCGCCGCGGAGCGGCCGCTCACTAAGATCAACAGCATCAAGCTCCAGCCGGCTCAAGCGGCGGCCATCGCTGCGGCCGTCTCGTCCTCCAGACAGCTCCAGAGCGCGGCGGGGGCCGGCCAGTACAAGCCGGCTCAGGTCAACGGCTCCGGGGAGCGAGGAGGAGACAGAAGCCCCGGAGACATGAGCAGCGCGATGACCCAGAGGACCACGGCCCCGGCAGAGCCTGAGCGAACCCTGAGCAGAACCAACTCCATGCAGCAGCTGGAGCAGTGGGTCCGTACGCATCGCACGCGGGCCCCGGACGACGACACCAGGAG CATTACATCCTACCAAACTCTGCCGAGGAACATGCCGAGCCACCGCGCTCAGATCGTCCCGCGCTATCCCGAGGGTTACCGGACGCTCCCGAGGAACATGCTGCGTCCGGACAGCATCTGCAGCGTGGCGGGGTCGGTGTACGACCGGGCGCTGCAGCCCACGAGCACCGAGAAGCGCCGCTCCATTCGGGACGACACCATGTGGCAGCTGTACGAGTGGCAGCAGAGGCAGGCGCACAGCCGGGTCGGATACGGGACGCTGCCCAGCCCCAAAACCATGGGCCAGATCGCCGAGTCCATCCCCACGTCCCCTTCCCACGGCTCTCTGGCCGGGTACCACACCTTCTCCCCCAACCGCCCGCTCAACCCGGACTCCCGCTCTGAAGTGTCCTCGCCCGTGTTTCGTGGGGACCTGACTATAGAGCGCCGGCACAGACAGCATCTGTCCAAG CAGATGAGTCCTGAAGAGTACAGAGAAAACACCTACTTATACAGACCCGAGGAGCTGGACATTGAT GCGAAGTTAAGTCGACTATGTGAGCAGGATAAAGTAGTGAGGAACCAAGAGGAGAAACTGCAGCAGCTCCACAGAGAAAAG CACACGCTGGAGACGGCCTTGCTGTCGGCCAGTCAGGAGATCGAGATGAGCGCCGAGAACCCAGCGGCGGTGCAGAGCGTCATCCAGCAGCGGgacgtcctgcagagcggcctgCTCAGCACCTGCAGGGAGGTGTCGCGCGTCAACGCC GAGCTGGAGCGGAGCTGGAGGGAGTACGATCGGATGGAGGCGGACGTCACTATGGCCAAAACTAACCTGCTGGAGCAGCTGGAGGCCCTCGGGAGCCCACAG aCGGAGCCGCCCAGCCAAAAACACGTCCAGATCCAGAAGGAGTTGTGGAGGATTCAGGATGTGGTGGAGGCGTTGAACAAGAACAAACCCAAGAGAAACACAGAACCCA GTTTTCCTGGCGCGAACCCCCTGTCAAACCTGCATAAGAGTGAA GAGTCAGACTCGGTGCCTCCTCGTCCTCCGCTCCCGTACTCGTACGAGGGGGGAGAGCGTCCTCCTCACGCGCCCCGCACCACCCCTCACCGGCCCGAGGACCGCAAGGCTGCCCAGCGCAACGGTGCCCACAGC GGGCCGGATTACAGACTGTATAAGAGCGAGCCGGAGCTCACCACCGTAGCCGAGGTCGACGAAAGCAACGGCGAAGACAAATCTGAGCAGATGGCAGAGAAGGAGCAGGCCGGCATCACCAAAG GTGTAGTTTACCCCGTCGGAGTGGTCAGTCCCAGGACTAAATCACCCATGCCCGAATCCTCCACCATTGCGTCTTATGTTACCTTGAGGAAGAGCAAGAAACCTGATCCCAGAACA TCTCAGCCGCAGGACCGTCCTCGCAGTGCTGTGGAGAGCATGAGCAGCGCCGTGGAAGTGGGCCGAACACGTATGAGTGTGGAGGAGCAGATGGAGCGAATCAGGAGGCACCAGCAGGGGGCGCTGCGTGAACGAAGACGGGAGGACGGCTCGCTGTCCCGCAGCCTCTCCTTCACCAAAGACAACCCCTACTACACCCTACAG ACGCGTAAGAAGAGCCCGGTGATCTCTCCGGATGAGCAGGACGACCGTAGAGACACGTCGCCCGAGGAGCAACCACAGCTGAAGACCAAACCCACTGATGCAGAAGAAAACTGCAAGAATACTGAAGATGTGGAATCTGGAAACGCCAGCCTGGAGAGCAAG GAGAAAGCGGCCCGACTGGCCTCCATTAAAGAGTCTCTTCTGAAGAGCGCGGGTCCTAAACCGGTGCTGAACCAGGACCAATCAGAGCCGCTGGAGTACCGCAGGACTCTGGCCACTCAGAACAG cttaCAGACCGCTGTCATGGTGCGTGTGGGCACTGAGgaagacgaggaggaggaggatgaggacgaGAAACCCTCCAGTCAAGAGCAGGACGTTTCGTTTGAGCTGAGCAACAGCAAACACGGCGCTCTGATGTCAG TGAACAGTCTGTCGACTCCGCCTCAATCTCCaagctcctcctcctctccgcCGCCTCCGCCCTCCCCCCCACAGCTGACGGACGGATCACacttcatgtgtgtgtga
- the plekha5 gene encoding pleckstrin homology domain-containing family A member 5 isoform X21 has product MAADLNPEWLSCLPSSWSYGVTRDGRVFFINEEAKSTTWLHPVTGEAVITGHRKTPDLPTGWEEGYTFEGARCFINHNERKVTCKHPVTGVPSQDNCIFVVNEQPATKAPATEKKERPTSTMSEASNYTGGSDYTTHPSSPTTRLSRSSKKVHNFGKRSNSIKRNPNAPVVKNGWLYKQDSTGMKMWKKRWFVLSDMCLFYYRDEKEEGILGSILLPSFHISMLSVDDHISRKYAFKATHPNMRTYYFSTDTAKEMESWMKVMTDAALVHSEPIRRLEKVKVDSRSPQEMNNMLNHRVLTRPEIQNNERNRETLRQEEKKQKAADKQKEKDGRVSVQKDGERYTLQRDADNYTLHKDAQRLALQKDGDRYMLQKDVDKYVLQKDGEKYAVHKDGEKYLLQKDGQKYTLHKDGDKFTLQREGEKYAPLKDGEKILQKDARYPHADKHVQQKDPEKPVPPPREGEKYGFQKEGAAERPLTKINSIKLQPAQAAAIAAAVSSSRQLQSAAGAGQYKPAQVNGSGERGGDRSPGDMSSAMTQRTTAPAEPERTLSRTNSMQQLEQWVRTHRTRAPDDDTRSITSYQTLPRNMPSHRAQIVPRYPEGYRTLPRNMLRPDSICSVAGSVYDRALQPTSTEKRRSIRDDTMWQLYEWQQRQAHSRVGYGTLPSPKTMGQIAESIPTSPSHGSLAGYHTFSPNRPLNPDSRSEVSSPVFRGDLTIERRHRQHLSKMSPEEYRENTYLYRPEELDIDAKLSRLCEQDKVVRNQEEKLQQLHREKHTLETALLSASQEIEMSAENPAAVQSVIQQRDVLQSGLLSTCREVSRVNAELERSWREYDRMEADVTMAKTNLLEQLEALGSPQTEPPSQKHVQIQKELWRIQDVVEALNKNKPKRNTEPSFPGANPLSNLHKSEGPDYRLYKSEPELTTVAEVDESNGEDKSEQMAEKEQAGITKGVVYPVGVVSPRTKSPMPESSTIASYVTLRKSKKPDPRTSQPQDRPRSAVESMSSAVEVGRTRMSVEEQMERIRRHQQGALRERRREDGSLSRSLSFTKDNPYYTLQTRKKSPVISPDEQDDRRDTSPEEQPQLKTKPTDAEENCKNTEDVESGNASLESKEKAARLASIKESLLKSAGPKPVLNQDQSEPLEYRRTLATQNSLQTAVMVRVGTEEDEEEEDEDEKPSSQEQDVSFELSNSKHGALMSVNSLSTPPQSPSSSSSPPPPPSPPQLTDGSHFMCV; this is encoded by the exons TCACAATGAGCGAAAGGTGACCTGCAAGCATCCCGTCACAGGCGTTCCTTCGCAAGACAACTGTATCTTTGTCGTCAACGAACA ACCAGCGACCAAAGCACCAGCGACCGAGAAGAAAGAACGCCCAACCAGCACCATGAGCGAAGCGTCAAACTACACGGGCGGCTCAGACTACACCACACATCCCAGCAGCCCAACAACCAGA CTCTCCAGGTCCTCAAAGAAAGTCCACAACTTCGGCAAGAGGTCCAACTCCATCAAGAGGAACCCCAATGCCCCGGTGGTGAAAAACGGCTGGCTTTACAAACAG GATAGTACCGGGATGAAGATGTGGAAGAAGAGATGGTTCGTTCTGTCTGACATGTGCCTCTTCTACTACAGAG ATGAGAAGGAAGAGGGGATCTTGGGAAGTATCCTCCTGCCCAGCTTCCACATCTCCATGCTATCTGTGGACGACCACATAAGCAGAAAATACGCCTTCAAG GCGACGCATCCCAACATGCGGACGTACTATTTCAGCACTGACACAGCCAAAGAAATGGAGTCATGGATGAAGGTTATGACGGATGCAGCGTTGGTCCACTCTGAGCCAATCAGAAG GCTTGAGAAGGTAAAGGTTGACTCACGCAGCCCTCAGGAGATGAACAACATGCTGAATCACAGAGTCCTGACCCGACCCGAGATCCAAAACAACGAGAGAAACCGCGAGACGCTCCGCCAGGAGGAGAAGAAGCAGAAAGCCGCGGacaagcagaaagagaaagacggCAGGGTTAGCGTGCAGAAAGATGGAGAGCGATACACCCTCCAGAGAGACGCCGACAACTACACCCTGCACAAAGACGCTCAGAGACTCGCTCTGCAGAAGGACGGAGACCGATACATGCTGCAGAAGGACGTGGACAAATACGTCCTGCAGAAAGACGGCGAGAAATACGCCGTCCACAAAGACGGAGAAAAGTACCTGCTGCAGAAGGACGGCCAGAAATACACGCTGCACAAAGACGGAGACAAGTTCACGCTTCAGAGGGAAGGCGAGAAATACGCTCCGCTGAAAGACGGCGAGAAGATCCTGCAGAAAGACGCAAGGTACCCTCACGCAGACAAACACGTGCAGCAGAAGGATCCGGAGAAACCCGTACCGCCGCCGCGGGAGGGCGAGAAATACGGCTTCCAGAAAGAGGGCGCCGCGGAGCGGCCGCTCACTAAGATCAACAGCATCAAGCTCCAGCCGGCTCAAGCGGCGGCCATCGCTGCGGCCGTCTCGTCCTCCAGACAGCTCCAGAGCGCGGCGGGGGCCGGCCAGTACAAGCCGGCTCAGGTCAACGGCTCCGGGGAGCGAGGAGGAGACAGAAGCCCCGGAGACATGAGCAGCGCGATGACCCAGAGGACCACGGCCCCGGCAGAGCCTGAGCGAACCCTGAGCAGAACCAACTCCATGCAGCAGCTGGAGCAGTGGGTCCGTACGCATCGCACGCGGGCCCCGGACGACGACACCAGGAG CATTACATCCTACCAAACTCTGCCGAGGAACATGCCGAGCCACCGCGCTCAGATCGTCCCGCGCTATCCCGAGGGTTACCGGACGCTCCCGAGGAACATGCTGCGTCCGGACAGCATCTGCAGCGTGGCGGGGTCGGTGTACGACCGGGCGCTGCAGCCCACGAGCACCGAGAAGCGCCGCTCCATTCGGGACGACACCATGTGGCAGCTGTACGAGTGGCAGCAGAGGCAGGCGCACAGCCGGGTCGGATACGGGACGCTGCCCAGCCCCAAAACCATGGGCCAGATCGCCGAGTCCATCCCCACGTCCCCTTCCCACGGCTCTCTGGCCGGGTACCACACCTTCTCCCCCAACCGCCCGCTCAACCCGGACTCCCGCTCTGAAGTGTCCTCGCCCGTGTTTCGTGGGGACCTGACTATAGAGCGCCGGCACAGACAGCATCTGTCCAAG ATGAGTCCTGAAGAGTACAGAGAAAACACCTACTTATACAGACCCGAGGAGCTGGACATTGAT GCGAAGTTAAGTCGACTATGTGAGCAGGATAAAGTAGTGAGGAACCAAGAGGAGAAACTGCAGCAGCTCCACAGAGAAAAG CACACGCTGGAGACGGCCTTGCTGTCGGCCAGTCAGGAGATCGAGATGAGCGCCGAGAACCCAGCGGCGGTGCAGAGCGTCATCCAGCAGCGGgacgtcctgcagagcggcctgCTCAGCACCTGCAGGGAGGTGTCGCGCGTCAACGCC GAGCTGGAGCGGAGCTGGAGGGAGTACGATCGGATGGAGGCGGACGTCACTATGGCCAAAACTAACCTGCTGGAGCAGCTGGAGGCCCTCGGGAGCCCACAG aCGGAGCCGCCCAGCCAAAAACACGTCCAGATCCAGAAGGAGTTGTGGAGGATTCAGGATGTGGTGGAGGCGTTGAACAAGAACAAACCCAAGAGAAACACAGAACCCA GTTTTCCTGGCGCGAACCCCCTGTCAAACCTGCATAAGAGTGAA GGGCCGGATTACAGACTGTATAAGAGCGAGCCGGAGCTCACCACCGTAGCCGAGGTCGACGAAAGCAACGGCGAAGACAAATCTGAGCAGATGGCAGAGAAGGAGCAGGCCGGCATCACCAAAG GTGTAGTTTACCCCGTCGGAGTGGTCAGTCCCAGGACTAAATCACCCATGCCCGAATCCTCCACCATTGCGTCTTATGTTACCTTGAGGAAGAGCAAGAAACCTGATCCCAGAACA TCTCAGCCGCAGGACCGTCCTCGCAGTGCTGTGGAGAGCATGAGCAGCGCCGTGGAAGTGGGCCGAACACGTATGAGTGTGGAGGAGCAGATGGAGCGAATCAGGAGGCACCAGCAGGGGGCGCTGCGTGAACGAAGACGGGAGGACGGCTCGCTGTCCCGCAGCCTCTCCTTCACCAAAGACAACCCCTACTACACCCTACAG ACGCGTAAGAAGAGCCCGGTGATCTCTCCGGATGAGCAGGACGACCGTAGAGACACGTCGCCCGAGGAGCAACCACAGCTGAAGACCAAACCCACTGATGCAGAAGAAAACTGCAAGAATACTGAAGATGTGGAATCTGGAAACGCCAGCCTGGAGAGCAAG GAGAAAGCGGCCCGACTGGCCTCCATTAAAGAGTCTCTTCTGAAGAGCGCGGGTCCTAAACCGGTGCTGAACCAGGACCAATCAGAGCCGCTGGAGTACCGCAGGACTCTGGCCACTCAGAACAG cttaCAGACCGCTGTCATGGTGCGTGTGGGCACTGAGgaagacgaggaggaggaggatgaggacgaGAAACCCTCCAGTCAAGAGCAGGACGTTTCGTTTGAGCTGAGCAACAGCAAACACGGCGCTCTGATGTCAG TGAACAGTCTGTCGACTCCGCCTCAATCTCCaagctcctcctcctctccgcCGCCTCCGCCCTCCCCCCCACAGCTGACGGACGGATCACacttcatgtgtgtgtga